Proteins found in one Balneola vulgaris DSM 17893 genomic segment:
- a CDS encoding YtxH domain-containing protein, whose amino-acid sequence MNKSGNFLAGLLTGALAGTVLALLYAPDTGKNTRDKLSYQLSNYRDELNDLIEQLRAEKQHLISEAKDKGDKVVLEAKQKADDLIKEAEGLLESIEGVSKG is encoded by the coding sequence ATGAACAAGTCAGGAAATTTTTTAGCAGGATTATTAACAGGTGCATTAGCGGGTACTGTATTAGCACTTTTATACGCACCTGACACCGGTAAAAACACAAGAGATAAACTTTCTTATCAATTGAGCAATTACCGTGATGAATTGAATGATCTGATTGAACAGCTTAGAGCTGAGAAACAACACCTAATCTCTGAAGCCAAAGACAAAGGCGACAAGGTAGTATTAGAAGCCAAGCAAAAAGCGGATGATCTCATCAAAGAAGCTGAAGGGCTATTAGAGAGTATCGAAGGTGTTTCTAAAGGTTAA
- a CDS encoding RidA family protein, with translation MKHLTTLLLLPILILSCTHSDVEVMKHSENYSMERKVIQVEGRPASPLYSQAIQVGNHIFVSGQVGYDIEKQALAGDDLASQTHQTIKNIQSILNAAGYELSDVVEAQVFLDDMDNYSAFNDIYVTYFPENPPARAVVEVSALPINAKVEIKLSAVK, from the coding sequence ATGAAACACCTAACTACCCTACTCCTATTACCTATTCTTATTCTTTCTTGTACCCATTCCGACGTTGAAGTCATGAAGCACAGTGAGAACTATAGTATGGAACGCAAAGTTATTCAAGTGGAAGGACGTCCTGCATCTCCACTTTACTCACAAGCGATTCAGGTTGGTAATCATATATTTGTATCAGGCCAAGTTGGTTACGACATTGAGAAACAAGCGCTAGCTGGCGATGATTTAGCTTCCCAAACCCATCAAACTATTAAGAACATACAGTCCATTTTAAATGCTGCTGGTTATGAGCTTTCGGATGTTGTTGAAGCCCAAGTTTTTCTAGATGACATGGATAATTATAGTGCATTCAATGATATTTACGTCACTTATTTCCCAGAAAACCCTCCAGCACGAGCTGTAGTTGAAGTAAGCGCCCTTCCAATTAACGCAAAGGTTGAGATTAAGCTCTCGGCAGTAAAATGA
- a CDS encoding WD40/YVTN/BNR-like repeat-containing protein: protein MKYLFYITILALGNTNCTSPSKPITDFTITTQDMQGLSIRALEVLNDSTVWFAANDGIVGHTTNSGMTWSFDTLSYDTLTPEFRSIASYDGSIFVLSIANPALLYKSSNQGKDWSLVYTEEHPNVFYDALTFNESGLGVAMGDPTDGCLSIIISQDYGESWNKIPCDNLPPTVEGEAGFAASNSNVQMIDETIWVVSGGMDARVFRSTDAGTSWEVFDTPIISGGQMTGIFSLHFYDTMHGVIIGGDWSDKEMNVSNKAITSDGGKTWQLIADGQSPGYRSSIRYLPNSNAKEIIAVGTPGISYSSDGGISWEKMSNDNFYTIRFSKSGNHAWLAGHEKIARMEW from the coding sequence ATGAAGTATCTCTTTTATATCACAATCCTAGCTTTGGGGAATACTAACTGTACATCCCCATCGAAGCCGATAACTGACTTCACCATAACCACTCAAGATATGCAGGGACTTAGTATACGGGCTTTAGAGGTCCTGAATGATAGTACTGTATGGTTTGCTGCCAATGATGGAATTGTAGGGCATACAACTAATTCTGGGATGACCTGGAGCTTTGATACACTAAGCTATGACACCCTTACTCCTGAGTTTAGATCAATTGCAAGCTACGATGGGTCCATATTTGTACTCAGTATTGCCAACCCAGCATTACTGTACAAATCATCCAATCAAGGGAAGGATTGGAGTTTAGTATATACTGAGGAACACCCTAATGTATTTTATGACGCACTTACTTTTAACGAAAGTGGACTTGGTGTAGCGATGGGTGATCCAACCGACGGGTGTTTGTCTATCATTATATCACAAGATTATGGAGAGTCATGGAATAAGATACCCTGTGATAATTTACCACCTACCGTTGAGGGTGAGGCAGGTTTTGCAGCCAGTAACTCCAATGTTCAAATGATTGATGAAACCATCTGGGTAGTAAGTGGTGGAATGGATGCTCGTGTTTTCAGAAGTACGGATGCTGGCACTTCTTGGGAAGTATTTGATACACCTATTATTTCAGGCGGGCAAATGACTGGGATATTCTCGCTTCATTTTTATGATACGATGCATGGTGTCATTATTGGAGGGGATTGGTCGGATAAAGAAATGAATGTATCGAACAAAGCGATTACATCGGATGGAGGAAAAACCTGGCAACTTATCGCTGATGGCCAATCACCGGGGTATAGGTCTTCTATTCGGTACCTCCCCAATAGTAATGCTAAAGAGATTATTGCCGTTGGCACACCCGGTATCTCTTATTCTAGTGATGGTGGTATAAGTTGGGAAAAGATGTCAAATGATAATTTTTATACTATAAGATTTTCAAAAAGTGGAAACCACGCATGGTTAGCGGGCCATGAGAAAATTGCTCGTATGGAATGGTAG